The genomic window GCACGTGGGGCCATTATTGCTGTGGGCTCTCTAGCTCGATCTAAGTCTCTTGGATCTAATTGCTTAGGTAGTCTTGAGCATGGACTAACTCGTGAAAGATCTATCCTTACTGAGTCTGATCTAGAAAAGATTTAGGCTCAGTTCTATATTCCAGATCGGTTTTAGCTGGAGCTTCCTGATTGGTTTGGTCGAGTTACAAATCCCCCTGAGGGGCACCTGGGGATTTATGAGGAGTCCCTTCGAACCGGATTTCATTTTCTCTTTCCCTTTCTTTGCCAACATTTTTGACTTCTACCAAATTGTTCTAGCTCAGGTTAGTCCATGCGGTTTCAAGTGATTATTGTCTTCAATTTGCTATGTGATCTTCTTCATATTGAGCCAAGATGCTCTTTTCGAGCCCTCTTTACTTTGAAGAGACACCCCAACAATAAgagctggtggtacttctctcctcgaGGAGACTGTTAGTTTATTAAAGGGTTGCTTTCTTTAATCCATGATCGAAAaagtcattttttttaatttattctgacCTCCCATGGGACTTTAGTTCTATTTGGAGTCATCCTCAAGTTTCTCTGAATAAGAGAATCGAGCCACACTCTAAGGATAAAGAGAACTATCACTTGGTGTGTGACGTTGAGGTACCACTACTGAAGGAGCTCCTGATTGAGCAGACTCTTTATGACACTAGCATAAGTTTAGTGTACCCTTAAGGTGTCGCCGATCTCTCTgatttatatttttgtattttttgttTTTGAATCTTTTGAGTGTATGACTTCTTATGCTCGGTATTGCAATGATGAGACTTACTCTAGAGTCCTTGCAGTCTATCCTAAAGAAGAGGTTGGGCTCGTCCAGCGAAGGAGCCTCTTcttcaaagaagaagaagtagaagaTGGTGGCTCCATTGCTGGAGTCGGGGCTTGAAGGATCCTCCtcttcaaagaagaagaagcagaaggtggtggCTTTATTGCCATTGCGGGCTCCAACTCCAGGATCTCCTAGCACCGAGCTGATTGATATAGATGATGAGCCGGAGGCCATCACTATAGTCCTGTTGAGATCGGCTCTGCCGATCTCCTCAAATCTAAGCTATGCTTAGAGTTCGGCACTACACCGAGGCCTCTCCTCTCTACTTGTGGCTCCCGTTGATGAGGACCATGCCATCTTTTGCCACTCTGAGCTCTTCAAGAGCTCAAGCTGGGCTCTCCTCTGAATCAAGTACAATCCTTTTCCTCTGCAGCTTATTTGGGGGAGTTGAATCTTCTTCCTAcctaaaactaaaaaaaaaaagaaaaaaagaaagaaagaaaaaagaaccaCATGTATTGGTTAGCAGTGCAGCTCCCTGGGCTAACCAAGCCAACAACCAAACCAACCATTCTCCAAACACttatttctttaattattattttgaagaaaaagattcacTATTTGATGTAAGGCCATGTAGATAACTATCTCAAGTAAACCAGTTTGCGACTGCATGcttaatttcaaattacttttgagTACCAGTTCACCAGATATTAGGCCTTAGTGTTTGTTGTTAATGGTAAATTCAGCGAAGTTTTCTAAGTACCAGTCTATTTTTCAGTTAATATAACACGGTGAAAAACAATCAGTCAATAATTTGTAGTGAGATGAGCAAGAAGAATTGAATACCAAGTTCTTCTTTTTCGCATTAGAATTTCAAGTTTTATTATTTAGTACGTATGCCACTAGTAACAAACCAAGGTACATGACTTCGAAGGCCTCGACACGCCTCGACACCAAGAAACAGTTAAGTTTGGGCCAATTGCATCAAATTTATGGGTGTGGCAAAGGTTTGTGAGCCATGGAACGATTGCAATGCCACCAGATTATACATGGCCTGTGTGGGATGAACAAAGTCCCAGAACAAGTATTCCTTGCGGTTAGGGCATAAATAAGCAGTTGGTGTGCAGTGAAGCTGCGCGTTGTCCATTCCTCCTCCACAGCATGCACTCCGGACCTCCTTCATGCCTGAAACCACCCCAAAAAAACCAAATATAGATTTAGATATGTTAGCAATGAAGAGAGATTAAgatattttatcttttcttttcaagCATTATGCCTATTCAATCTTCAGAAATTTTCGATGCTTTTACCATTGAACAATGAAGAGCATcaactaaaataaatattaacaGGAAGATTTTTCCTTTATTAGATGAGAAAAATACTTAAATGTCAGCTGATATATTCTAATCAAATTTTCAGAATTTCAAACTAATTTTTAGTgattaaatatttaaatcaattcCATAAACTATagttatttttgttttttttctgtGTTGACCGAGATTTTGATTGCTAGGTTCCTATTACAGGGGCTAGGATTGTAAATTACCTCAGGAGCTTGGGGAATCCAGTAGGATTGGGTTGGATTTCCCATAAAATCATGGAttgcatagttttttttttttcaagtaaacCTCATATCAATTCGATCCTTCCACAACTCAAATCTTGTgggatgaaaaaagaaaaagaccttCTCAGGTCTTTTATTTTATCCTACAGTCCATTGGGCTCATAGAAGAGACTTAGACTAACACTAAGATGGGCTTTTACAACAAAATAGGCTGGGCAGGCTTACAGGCCCGATTCCTATGAGAACTCCAGTCAAATCCTACTAAAATTTTCAAATAAGCCCTCACTCTTTTCCGATTATTCCCAGCATTCTACCTGAATCCAGATGGCTAGATATACTTCATCCACTGAGATGGCTTAGATCTCATGTATTAATAATGTTCGGAGAGCCTTGGTAAATTACTAAACGGACCTTCTTAGGTTACTGCTAAACCCATGGAAAGAGATTGCCATGGGCAACTCTGCGTATAAAGCCATCTTACATTTGAGCTTTTGCATGTGAAGATGGCTGCACTTACCTGTATTTTACTAATCTACAGTGCACTCCTAGAAGGTGCTTTCCTTTCCTGACCCTTTCTTGTACCAGCTTTACTTACGATAATCAAATATAGCCCATCTTCGGAATGTAATGACTCCATTAAGGAAACTGACTATATctaaagataaaatatttatagaacCTACAATCTATATCTAAAGATAGTTCTGCAAGTGGTTATGATCACAATTGATCAATATCCTATATGTTTCTACTGTTCTTGGTTTTAGAAGTAATGAGATGGTTATAGTCCTCAAGCATGACTAGAACTGTAGTTACCAATTCGGCTTTATTGGATCAAAGGTAGTAAATTTACAttaaatgccatataataattccACTACATATATATAGCTAGATCAGCAGAGATTTTAATGTTGAAGATTCTTACCAAATGCATTGGGATTTGCTAGCACTGCAGACATCATGTTGAAGACATTTGCATGGGAATACTTCATCCCCACCAAGGTGGAACTCAGGTGGTCCAGTAGTTGTGTGACGGCTGCGTTAAACCGTTTAGCCATATCATTCGCATCCTTTGAACATCTCCCTGAGGGGGTCTTGGTTCTCGCAGATGGAGAACATCCAATGCAATAGAGACCTTGTAtccaaaattttcttgctccaaGGTGGTACAAATGCTGCCATGCATATATCAGACATAATTGTCATAATCACACTCATGTATCTATCtagctatctatctatctatttttgatctgtctatctacatatgtgtgtgtatatatgtacacatacacATATTGGGGGAGAGTGAGAGAGAAACCTTTAAGTGATTCTCCAATTTCCGTATGAGAGTATTGATGTAGAGCTGCTTTCTTTTTTCATTTGGAGGGCCAATTGCGCCCGAGTAATATGCGGCCATGTCATTGCTTCCTGGGCTGATGAGGAATAGAGACTTCGAGAGGTGAAGTGAGGCCTGTTGACTTCCCATTTGTTGCCTGAGGTTTTGAGCAACTGATCGAAAGAATTTGATCTGAGTGCGGAGGGGAATAGTGGTTGGCCCCTGCAACATTATGAAGCAATAAGAAAAAACATAAGGGCAGCAGAAGAGTATATAACACAACAAAATAAATAATTAGCTGAGTTCAGTGGTTGAGATTGGATCGGAGGATGACTTACAGTAGTATCAAGAATTCCTGAACCTCCGGAAGCAAAATTTGCTCCTTGAGATGTATCCTTGACTGGCGAAAGAAATGGTGGGGGGGCCGACTTAAATCCTAGCATCGCAGCtattgaccaaaaaaaaaaaaaaggaaaaaaatcaaatagcCATTCAAGATTAAAGATTTTAAGGTTTGGATTAGTTAATTTAATTCTGTCTTAATTCTAAAAAGATCTGAAACAATTAAATTACCTTCACATCTTTATA from Elaeis guineensis isolate ETL-2024a chromosome 4, EG11, whole genome shotgun sequence includes these protein-coding regions:
- the LOC105042621 gene encoding GDSL esterase/lipase At5g55050 produces the protein MDISYFMLISLAAVARTMVGENASVPALYVFGDSLVDSGNNDYWYTTIKANFPHNGVDFPGGTPTGRWSNGYNTIDFLAAMLGFKSAPPPFLSPVKDTSQGANFASGGSGILDTTGPTTIPLRTQIKFFRSVAQNLRQQMGSQQASLHLSKSLFLISPGSNDMAAYYSGAIGPPNEKRKQLYINTLIRKLENHLKHLYHLGARKFWIQGLYCIGCSPSARTKTPSGRCSKDANDMAKRFNAAVTQLLDHLSSTLVGMKYSHANVFNMMSAVLANPNAFGMKEVRSACCGGGMDNAQLHCTPTAYLCPNRKEYLFWDFVHPTQAMYNLVALQSFHGSQTFATPINLMQLAQT